In Brevibacillus brevis, a genomic segment contains:
- a CDS encoding recombinase family protein has product MVKVYADRAKSATSDKRPEFQKMIQDSTLGLFEVVIVHKLDRFSRDKYDSATYKRKRKQNDVKLVCVTENLDGSPENVILESLLEGMAEYYSKNLAREVMKGMKENAYQCKHTGGLPPLGYDVDPNTKQYVINETESAPVKMIFSMYLDGYGYNKIIDALNAKGYKTKLGKPFGKNSIHDILRNEKYSGVCMSSTKRQVKTLSETKRTLSQK; this is encoded by the coding sequence ATCGTAAAGGTCTACGCCGACCGCGCCAAAAGCGCCACATCGGACAAGCGTCCCGAATTTCAAAAGATGATTCAGGACAGCACGCTCGGACTGTTTGAAGTAGTAATCGTCCACAAACTGGACCGCTTCAGCCGTGACAAGTACGACAGCGCCACCTATAAACGCAAGCGCAAGCAGAACGACGTCAAGCTGGTCTGCGTCACCGAGAACCTGGATGGCTCGCCTGAAAACGTCATTCTCGAATCTCTGCTGGAAGGAATGGCCGAATACTACAGCAAAAACCTCGCCCGTGAAGTGATGAAGGGCATGAAAGAGAACGCCTACCAGTGCAAACACACTGGTGGCCTCCCTCCCCTCGGATACGACGTAGACCCGAATACCAAACAGTATGTCATCAATGAAACCGAATCCGCTCCGGTCAAGATGATCTTTTCTATGTATCTGGATGGCTATGGCTACAACAAGATTATCGATGCTCTAAACGCAAAAGGTTACAAAACCAAGCTGGGAAAGCCATTCGGTAAGAACAGCATTCACGACATACTGCGAAACGAGAAGTACAGTGGTGTGTGTATGTCTTCAACAAAACGGCAGGTAAAAACCCTTTCGGAAACGAAACGGACACTCAGTCAAAAGTGA